The Bacteroidales bacterium genome has a window encoding:
- a CDS encoding ATP-binding protein, with translation MQEEETHIIEIEKIKESLQAQIITGNNISNKFITGVYASDLMSDVLAYGKSGSVLLTGLNSQQTAISAYMAEFKAVVFLRGKKPDNDIKKFAEGKNIIILSTQADMYEACVKIANIKGEVPVIKDVEKHVSKAKNITEHSFKIDGQDFASAGMVSTQIKTILKSIGYDSKLIRRIAISTYEAEMNVVMHAKKADVVLKASDEMIKISIKDEGKGIKNIELAMKEGYTTATEEQRALGFGAGMGLPNIKKNSDKLNIESEINKGTLIKIYFFVR, from the coding sequence ATGCAAGAAGAAGAAACACATATAATTGAAATTGAGAAAATTAAAGAATCGCTTCAAGCGCAAATAATTACCGGAAATAATATTTCTAACAAATTTATAACCGGAGTTTATGCTTCAGATTTGATGAGCGATGTTTTGGCTTACGGCAAATCAGGTTCCGTCCTCTTAACCGGGCTTAACAGCCAACAAACAGCCATTTCTGCGTACATGGCCGAATTTAAAGCCGTCGTTTTTCTGAGAGGCAAAAAACCCGACAACGATATAAAGAAATTTGCCGAAGGAAAAAACATAATCATTCTTTCCACCCAAGCCGACATGTACGAAGCTTGTGTAAAAATCGCCAATATCAAAGGGGAAGTGCCTGTTATCAAAGATGTTGAAAAACACGTAAGTAAAGCAAAAAATATTACCGAACACAGTTTTAAAATCGACGGTCAAGATTTTGCATCCGCAGGCATGGTTTCAACACAAATAAAAACTATTCTTAAATCTATTGGCTACGACTCAAAACTCATCAGACGAATAGCTATTTCGACCTACGAAGCAGAAATGAATGTAGTAATGCATGCCAAAAAAGCCGATGTTGTATTAAAAGCAAGTGACGAAATGATTAAGATATCTATAAAAGATGAAGGAAAAGGGATCAAAAACATTGAGCTTGCCATGAAAGAAGGTTACACTACTGCCACTGAAGAACAAAGGGCACTGGGTTTTGGGGCAGGTATGGGATTGCCTAATATCAAGAAAAATTCTGACAAACTAAATATTGAAAGTGAGATTAATAAAGGTACTTTAATAAAAATATATTTTTTTGTAAGATGA